The nucleotide window CCTTGATGATCTCGGCGCCCTCCACGAGCCGGTCGACCCGCTCCCGCATCGGCACACCGAACAGCTGGAACTCCTCGTCCCGGTAGCCGAGGCCCAGACCGAGCACGAAGCGCCCGTTCGACATCACGTCGAGGAAGGCGCCGGCCTCAGCCACCTCGACCGGATGGTGGAGCGGCAGGACCACCACGTACGAACCAATCTTGATCCGCGTCGTCCGGGTGGCGTAGCCCGCCAGCGCGAGGAGCGGCGACGGGCAGACGAGGGGATCCCCGTGGTGCTCCACCGCCCAGACGGAGTCAAAGCCGAGCGTCTCGGCGAGGGTCGCTTCCCGGATCGCGTCGCCATAGTCCCACTTGCAGGGGATCAGTCCGAACTCCATCTCGACTCCTCATGGATTCTGGCTTCGATGAGAGAACGCTTCGCGCCCCACGCCTCTCCCCGCGCCCACGAACGCGCCGGTGGCGCACGCCGCCCACACGTCGCGGGAGGAACAGGCCAGGATGCCGGGCACACGGTGGGGCCGCGGCTCAGAAGAGGGCCGGCTCGTTGTACGCGCCGAAGACGTCCTTGAGCGCCCCGCAGATCTCGCCGACCGTGGCGTAGGCGTCGACTGCGTCCACGATCGCCGGCATGACGCTCGCGTCGCCCGACGCCGCCGCGCGCACCTCGTCCAGCGCCTGCCGCACCCGGGCGTTGTCGCGGCTCCGGCGGAGCTCCGCGAGGGCACGCACCTGGTAGGCCTCGTCCTCGGGGTTGAACTCGTACGGCTTCATCGCCTGGGGTTCCTTCTTCTCGGCGACGAACTTGTTCACGCCGACCCGGACAAGGTCTCCCGACTCGAACTCGCGCTGGATCGTGTAGGCGTCCTCCATGATCGCGCGCTGGACGTGGCCGCGCTCGATCGCCTTCACCATCCCGCCGAGCGCGTCGATCGTGTCCAGCTCCTTGCGGATCCGCTCCTCCATCTCGGAGGTGAGCCACTCCACGTAGTACGAGCCGCCGAGCGGGTCGACGACACTGCGGAGGTTCGCCTCCCAGGCGACGATCTCCTGGGTGCGGATGGAGGCGAGCACGGCATCCCGGCTCGGGATGCCGAGCACCTCGTCCATCGTGCGCAGGCCGATCATCTGCACACCGGACAGCGCCCCGACGAGGCACGCGATCGCGTTCCGCGTCTGGTTGTCGACGGGATGGGGCCGGCACATCGTCGAGCCGCCGTTCGTGCTGAAGACCCGCATCATCATCGCGTCGGGGTTCTTCACGCCGTAGCGCTCGTGCACCAGGCGCGCGAAGAGTCGCCGCTGGGCACGGAGCTTCGCGATCTCCCCGAAGAAGTCGGTGTGGTCCTGGCAGACGGCGAACGAGAAGCGCGAGGCGAAGCGCTCGACGTCGCCGCCGCGGCGCGCGACCGCGTCCATGTAGGCGAGCGCGTTGCCGAGGGCAAAGGCCGCTTCGTGGACGAGGCTCGCGCCGGCTTCCGACAGGTGCACTTGCCCCAGGTTCACCGGCCAGTACTCCGGCAGATGGTCGATGCAGTACATGAAGCTGTCGACGGCGAGCCGCATGCCGTGCTCGACGGGATAGATGAAGTTCCCCCGGCAGATGTACTCCTTCAGGATGTCGTTCTGCAGGCTCCCCTTGAGCACGCGCGGATCGATCCCCTGCTTCTTCGCCACGCTCACGTGCATGGCGAGCGTCATCACCGACTGCGCGTTGGACACCGAGTTGACGAAGATCGAGTTGACGTCGATGCCGTCGAAGACCGTCTCCCAGTCGCGGAGCGAGTTCATCGTCAGGCCGACCTTGCCGACCTCGCCGCGCGCGCGCGGGTCGTCGGAGTCGTAGCCGAGCTGGGTCGGCAGGTCGAACGCCAGCGACAGCGCGTTCTGCCCCTGGTGGATCATCGCCTT belongs to Candidatus Rokuibacteriota bacterium and includes:
- a CDS encoding methylmalonyl-CoA mutase, which encodes MDADDYLKKLQAAREAWETANQEAFAAEEKPEFVNDSGIPLKRVYTPVDLAEKRFEYLQDLGFPGEFPYTRGITPSMYRAAPWRIRQYAGISTAAETNRLFKAMIHQGQNALSLAFDLPTQLGYDSDDPRARGEVGKVGLTMNSLRDWETVFDGIDVNSIFVNSVSNAQSVMTLAMHVSVAKKQGIDPRVLKGSLQNDILKEYICRGNFIYPVEHGMRLAVDSFMYCIDHLPEYWPVNLGQVHLSEAGASLVHEAAFALGNALAYMDAVARRGGDVERFASRFSFAVCQDHTDFFGEIAKLRAQRRLFARLVHERYGVKNPDAMMMRVFSTNGGSTMCRPHPVDNQTRNAIACLVGALSGVQMIGLRTMDEVLGIPSRDAVLASIRTQEIVAWEANLRSVVDPLGGSYYVEWLTSEMEERIRKELDTIDALGGMVKAIERGHVQRAIMEDAYTIQREFESGDLVRVGVNKFVAEKKEPQAMKPYEFNPEDEAYQVRALAELRRSRDNARVRQALDEVRAAASGDASVMPAIVDAVDAYATVGEICGALKDVFGAYNEPALF